A genome region from Etheostoma cragini isolate CJK2018 chromosome 4, CSU_Ecrag_1.0, whole genome shotgun sequence includes the following:
- the LOC117943916 gene encoding activin receptor type-1B-like, producing the protein MANLRILLATLVVQAFLYKNCEALWCNCTTAQCEKTGYQCETDGACKASTSLINGHEQHIRICITRDNLVPPGQPFYCLSAEGLLNTHCCYTDYCNSIDLKVPSVTTQSGLGGGYGPGGTWVLVELVAVIAGPLFLLCLLLLMCMFLYQYHQRAYSHRQRLEVEDPSCDNLYMAKDRTLHDLIYDLSSSGSGSGLPLFVQRTVARTIVLQEIIGKGRFGEVWRGRWRGGDVAVKIFSSREERSWFREAEIYQTIMLRHENILGFIAADNKDNGTWTQLWLVSDYHEHGSLFDYLNRYSVTTEGMLKLALSAASGLAHLHMEILGTQGKPGIAHRDLKSKNILVKKNCTCAIADLGLAVRHDSGTDTIDIAPNQRVGTKRYMAPEVLDETINMRHFDSFKCADIYALGLVYWEIARRCNSGGIHEEYQLPYHDLVPSDPSIEEMRKLVCDQKIRPDIPNWWQSYEALRVMGKIMRECWYANGAARLTALRIKKTLSQLSIQEDIKV; encoded by the exons ATGGCTAACCTACGGATTTTGTTAGCTACCCTGGTTGTTCAAGCATTCCTGTACAAAAACTGTGAGG CTCTGTGGTGTAACTGCACCACTGCCCAGTGCGAGAAGACAGGCTACCAGTGTGAGACCGATGGAGCCTGCAAGGCCTCCACTTCCTTAATAAATGGCCATGAGCAGCACATCCGTATCTGCATCACACGGGACAATCTTGTGCCCCCCGGACAACCGTTCTACTGCCTCAGTGCAGAGGGCTTGCTCAACACCCACTGCTGCTACACAGACTACTGCAACAGCATTGACCTCAAAGTACCCTCAG TCACAACTCAGTCAGGACTCGGGGGAGGCTACGGCCCTGGTGGGACATGGGTGCTGGTGGAACTAGTCGCTGTGATTGCAGGGCCACTGTTCCTGCTGTGTCTTCTGCTGCTGATGTGTATGTTCCTGTATCAGTACCACCAGCGGGCCTACAGCCACAGGCAGCGATTGGAGGTGGAGGACCCCTCCTGTGACAACCTCTACATGGCCAAAGACAGGACCCTGCATGATCTTATATACGATCTGTCCTCGTCTGGTTCAGGCTCCG GTTTGCCTCTGTTTGTCCAGCGAACCGTGGCGCGAACAATTGTCCTCCAAGAGATCATTGGTAAAGGTCGTTTCGGGGAGGTGTGGCGAGGACGTTGGAGGGGGGGTGATGTGGCGGTGAAGATCTTCTCATCCAGAGAGGAGCGCTCATGGTTCCGTGAGGCTGAAATCTATCAGACCATTATGCTCCGCCATGAAAACATCCTGGGCTTTATAGCTGCTGACAACAAAG ACAATGGCACGTGGACCCAGCTGTGGTTGGTGTCGGACTACCATGAGCATGGCTCGCTGTTTGACTACCTGAATCGCTACTCTGTCACTACTGAAGGAATGCTCAAACTGGCACTGTCAGCTGCCAGTGGCCTGGCACATCTGCACATGGAGATTCTAGGAACTCAAG GAAAGCCAGGTATCGCGCACAGAGACCTGAAGTCCAAGAACATCCTCGTGAAGAAGAACTGCACCTGTGCCATCGCTGACCTGGGCTTGGCTGTCCGTCATGACTCTGGCACAGACACCATCGACATTGCGCCCAATCAGAGGGTGGGCACCAAGAG GTATATGGCTCCAGAGGTTCTGGATGAGACTATCAACATGAGACACTTTGACTCATTCAAATGTGCTGATATCTATGCTTTGGGGCTGGTCTACTGGGAGATTGCACGCCGCTGTAATAGTGGAG GTATCCATGAAGAGTACCAGCTGCCCTACCATGACCTGGTACCTTCTGACCCTTCCATAGAGGAGATGAGAAAGTTGGTGTGTGACCAAAAAATACGACCCGACATCCCCAATTGGTGGCAAAGTTACGAG GCCTTGCGGGTTATGGGCAAAATCATGAGGGAGTGTTGGTATGCTAACGGAGCTGCCCGCTTGACGGCCCTGCGCATCAAGAAGACCCTCTCCCAGCTCAGCATTCAAGAGGACATTAAAGTCTGA
- the ankrd33ab gene encoding ankyrin repeat domain-containing protein 33B, producing the protein MASAVKDPHLGSGPDEDDMSLLGDESDSDSILSDDSVLPDYTPEITDGNAALTLSQACARNDSVSLRKVLERGVTKEEVRELDINGRNGLMVACGKGFVDIVYGLHTCPFIDINHQDNEGNTALMIASQAGHINTVMYLLNYYPGIDTEIKDCRGFTALIKAAMTGRNDVVAALVMAGADIHAVDSTKGKCARDWAQKTGRYETLCHLRRLNMRPRAEQFCESYIPEWPELKERVAKATAGKSTTEKITQRIKNKFAFRFPHDPEDNGALDHMVRMTTSVHSPLISTGCRPLCPTSPPEVGKRRMAVPELMKKHTDKELEESAVCHSNGSVSNVILTVQSAESIPIACCSETGRRESIISLASTKVATTFIPRSMARRNSIFPSGCIPKIDIIRPSDATPKKEKKKKKKKKEKGFLEPPKWRYKEIKDEKKKEKKKAEKEKEGKEKKLKSK; encoded by the exons ATGGCCAGTGCAGTGAAGGACCCACACCTGGGCTCAGGTCCTGATGAGGATGACATGTCTCTGTTGGGGGACGAGTCCGATTCAGACAGCATCCTCTCTGATGACTCAGTGCTTCCAGACTACACGCCGGAGATAACAGACGGGAACGCAGCATTAACACTGTCTCAAGCATGTGCCCGTAATGACTCTGTCTCTCTGCGGAAAGTTCTGGAGAGAGGGGTTACAAAAGAGGAGGTCAGAGAGCTGGACATCAATGGCAGG AACGGCTTGATGGTGGCTTGCGGCAAAGGTTTCGTGGACATTGTATATGGGCTTCACACCTGTCCCTTTATAGACATCAATCACCAGGACAATGAAGGCAACACTGCTCTGATGATTGCATCCCAAGCAG GTCATATCAACACAGTCATGTATCTCCTGAACTACTATCCTGGTATAGACACTGAGATTAAGGATTGTCGAGGTTTCACAGCCCTAATCAAAGCTGCTATGACCGGCCGCAATGACGTTGTGGCTGCCCTTGTCATGgctg GGGCTGACATACATGCAGTAGATTCCACAAAAGGAAAATGTGCCCGGGATTGGGCACAGAAAACAGGTCGCTATGAGACCCTTTGTCATCTCCGCCGCCTCAATATGCGGCCAAGAGCAGAGCAGTTCTGTGAGAGTTATATCCCTGAGTGGCCTGAGCTCAAGGAGAGGGTAGCCAAGGCCACAGCTGGGAAAAGTACCACAGAAAAAATCACCCAGCGGATCAAAAACAAATTTGCATTCAGATTTCCTCATGACCCCGAGGACAATGGGGCCTTGGACCACATGGTGCGCATGACCACCAGTGTCCACAGTCCCCTTATTTCAACTGGATGCCGTCCCCTCTGCCCTACAAGCCCTCCTGAAGTGGGGAAGAGACGCATGGCTGTGCCAGAGTTGatgaagaaacacacagataaGGAATTAGAAGAGAGCGCAGTGTGTCACAGCAACGGCTCAGTATCGAACGTCATTCTCACAGTTCAATCTGCAGAGTCAATCCCTATAGCGTGCTGTTCTGAGACTGGGCGGCGAGAAAGCATCATCTCATTGGCTTCCACTAAAGTTGCTACTACATTCATTCCACGCAGTATGGCAAGAAGGAACAGCATATTTCCCTCTGGCTGCATCCCCAAAATCGACATCATCAGGCCTTCAGATGCAAcaccaaagaaagaaaagaagaagaagaagaagaagaaggaaaagggCTTCCTGGAACCCCCCAAGTGGAGGTACAAGGAGATCAAGgatgagaaaaagaaggaaaaaaagaaagctgagaaagaaaaagaagggaaagagaaaaaactgaaaagtaaataa
- the arhgef25b gene encoding rho guanine nucleotide exchange factor 25 isoform X2 — translation MRGGHHQQGCGCQHLFRKLLNKCGCCFVRVRAESYSVAGSTISVTPSVGPVPHQASGSSSPCSHSSSGGSRHPVRTLKKWLTNPVRKLSSDARGGAGKVEKQMCMSDRRQQLLLVSHSESQPRPLEPHNNYTILSPGDTVFKDDLLSPATPSPTQPPCQSYLSDLLQGTDTQSLSQKSSINTLQGEDGCTGTDDSASQWSATVDSEEERDIALEKSIYVLTELIETERLYVEDLGLVVQGYMGTMANQVVPEDLKGKDRIVFGNIRQIYDWHRNYLLGELEKCVGDPDRLAQLFIKHERRLHMYVVYCQNKPKSEHIVSEYIETYFEDLRQQLGHRLQLNDLLIKPVQRIMKYQLLLKDFLKYYSKAGRDVEELQVAVDVMCFVPKRCNDMMNVGRLQGFEGKITAQGKLLQQDTFSVSEQESSFPSRAKERRVFLFEQLVIFSEPIDKKKGFSLPGYTFKNSIKVSCLGVEEHSENDPCSLVLTSRGTNGSVTRFIMQASSLEIQQAWFDDVVQILESQRNFLNALQSPIEYQRRESKSNSLGRNVKSPTASESGLRPHSSASMDRRQKPCLLSSNTSLPSLRPPHHSPALKVLSNPCTATAPTPLPPLSSTQQLSLCTEVRHARRTSNGPQLAQHAGTSVLLHTAVKGVSQCVCRSSKTTI, via the exons ATGAGAGGGGGTCACCACCAGCAAGGGTGTGGGTGTCAGCACCTGTTCAGAAAACTGCTCAACAAATGTGGCTGCTGCTTTGTTCGAGTTAGAG CAGAGTCATATTCTGTGGCAGGCAGTACCATCAGTGTCACCCCATCAGTGGGCCCTGTGCCCCACCAGGCCTCAGGCAGTTCCAGCCCCTGCTCACACTCCTCGTCTGGAGGATCACGGCACCCTGTTAGAACCCTCAAGAAATGGCTCACCAATCCCGTCCGCAAGCTGAGCTCTGATGccagaggaggagcaggaaaAGTCGAGAAGCAGATGTGCATGTCAGACAGGAGGCAGCAGTTATTGCTTGTTTCCCACAGTGAAAGTCAGCCGAGGCCTCTGGAACCGCACAACAACTACACCATCCTCTCGCCAGGAGACACG GTGTTTAAAGACGATCTGTTGAGTCCAGCAACTCCTTCTCCTACACAGCCGCCCTGTCAGAGCTACTTATCTGACCTGCTGcaaggcacagacacacagtctcTT agtCAAAAGTCCAGCATCAACACTCTCCAAGGGGAAGATGGCTGCACCGGGACTGATGACTCAGCCAGCCAGTGGTCAGCTACAGTGGACAgcgaagaggagagagacattGCCTTAGAGAAGAGCAT ATATGTGCTGACAGAGCTGATAGAGACAGAAAGGTTGTATGTGGAAGATCTTGGACTCGTAGTGCAG ggaTACATGGGCACCATGGCTAATCAAGTAGTTCCAGAGGACCTAAAAGGGAAGGACAGGATTGTGTTTGGAAACATTCGCCAGATCTATGACTGGCATAGGAA TTATTTGCTGGGAGAGCTGGAGAAATGTGTGGGTGATCCTGACCGCCTGGCCCAGCTCTTCATCAAACAT GAACGGCGTCTTCACATGTATGTGGTTTACTGTCAGAACAAACCAAAATCAGAACACATTGTCTCTGAGTACATCGAGACCTACTTTGAG GATCTCAGGCAGCAGTTGGGTCACAGGCTGCAGCTCAATGATCTGCTTATCAAACCTGTTCAGAGAATCATGAAGTATCAGCTACTGCTGAAG GACTTCCTGAAGTACTATAGCAAAGCTGGAAGAGATGTTGAGGAGCTGCAG GTGGCGGTggatgtgatgtgttttgtgCCAAAGCGCTGTAATGATATGATGAACGTGGGCAGGCTCCAAGGTTTTGAG GGGAAAATAACGGCTCAGGGGAAGTTGCTCCAGCAGGATACCTTCTCTGTCAGTGAGCAGGAAAGCAGCTTCCCGTCCAGAGCAAAGGAGAGGAGGGTCTTTCTGTTTGAGCAGCTGGTCATCTTTAGTGAGCCAATTGATAAGAAAAAGGGCTTCTCTTTGCCAGGGTATACTTTCAAGAACAGCATCAAG GTCAGCTGTTTGGGCGTGGAAGAGCACTCTGAGAATGATCCATGCTCTCTGGTTCTGACCTCCCGCGGGACTAATGGCAGTGTGACACGCTTCATCATGCAGGCATCATCTCTGGAAATACAGCAAGCTTGGTTTGATGACGTGGTCCAGATTTTGGAGAGTCAGAGGAACTTCCTTAATG CCCTTCAGTCTCCAATAGAGTACCAACGCAGGGAAAGCAAATCAAACAGCCTGGGCAGGAACGTGAAGTCTCCAACTGCGTCAGAATCTGGCCTGCGACCTCACTCCTCTGCATCCATGGACCGACGCCAGAAGCCCTGCCTGCTCTCGAGCAACACCTCCCTGCCCTCTCTGCGTCCGCCACACCACAGCCCGGCCTTGAAAGTG CTTTCTAATCCCTGTACTGCGACCGCTCCAACACCTCTCCCTCCACTTTCTTCCACCCAGCAGCTCAGTTTGTGCACAGAGGTGAGACACGCCCGCCGCACATCCAATGGCCCGCAACTAGCACAGCATGCAGGTACATCAGTCTTACTTCACACAGCGGTGAAAGGTGTATCCCAATGTGTATGTAGAAGTAGTAAAACCACAATTTAA
- the arhgef25b gene encoding rho guanine nucleotide exchange factor 25 isoform X1, translated as MKTGKVHRRTEQLLGYRVDKVSDTRREKLLSDENNQDIQKQFKCARRSSVAAGCKAESYSVAGSTISVTPSVGPVPHQASGSSSPCSHSSSGGSRHPVRTLKKWLTNPVRKLSSDARGGAGKVEKQMCMSDRRQQLLLVSHSESQPRPLEPHNNYTILSPGDTVFKDDLLSPATPSPTQPPCQSYLSDLLQGTDTQSLSQKSSINTLQGEDGCTGTDDSASQWSATVDSEEERDIALEKSIYVLTELIETERLYVEDLGLVVQGYMGTMANQVVPEDLKGKDRIVFGNIRQIYDWHRNYLLGELEKCVGDPDRLAQLFIKHERRLHMYVVYCQNKPKSEHIVSEYIETYFEDLRQQLGHRLQLNDLLIKPVQRIMKYQLLLKDFLKYYSKAGRDVEELQVAVDVMCFVPKRCNDMMNVGRLQGFEGKITAQGKLLQQDTFSVSEQESSFPSRAKERRVFLFEQLVIFSEPIDKKKGFSLPGYTFKNSIKVSCLGVEEHSENDPCSLVLTSRGTNGSVTRFIMQASSLEIQQAWFDDVVQILESQRNFLNALQSPIEYQRRESKSNSLGRNVKSPTASESGLRPHSSASMDRRQKPCLLSSNTSLPSLRPPHHSPALKVLSNPCTATAPTPLPPLSSTQQLSLCTEVRHARRTSNGPQLAQHAGCDFEFP; from the exons ATGAAGACTGGCAAAGTGCATAGGAGGACTGAACAACTTCTAGGATACAGAGTTGATAAA GTTTCAGACACCAGGCGGGAGAAACTGTTGTCAGATGAAAACAATCAGGACATCCAGAAGCAGTTCAAGTGTGCCCGGAGGTCCAGTGTAGCTGCAGGATGCAAAG CAGAGTCATATTCTGTGGCAGGCAGTACCATCAGTGTCACCCCATCAGTGGGCCCTGTGCCCCACCAGGCCTCAGGCAGTTCCAGCCCCTGCTCACACTCCTCGTCTGGAGGATCACGGCACCCTGTTAGAACCCTCAAGAAATGGCTCACCAATCCCGTCCGCAAGCTGAGCTCTGATGccagaggaggagcaggaaaAGTCGAGAAGCAGATGTGCATGTCAGACAGGAGGCAGCAGTTATTGCTTGTTTCCCACAGTGAAAGTCAGCCGAGGCCTCTGGAACCGCACAACAACTACACCATCCTCTCGCCAGGAGACACG GTGTTTAAAGACGATCTGTTGAGTCCAGCAACTCCTTCTCCTACACAGCCGCCCTGTCAGAGCTACTTATCTGACCTGCTGcaaggcacagacacacagtctcTT agtCAAAAGTCCAGCATCAACACTCTCCAAGGGGAAGATGGCTGCACCGGGACTGATGACTCAGCCAGCCAGTGGTCAGCTACAGTGGACAgcgaagaggagagagacattGCCTTAGAGAAGAGCAT ATATGTGCTGACAGAGCTGATAGAGACAGAAAGGTTGTATGTGGAAGATCTTGGACTCGTAGTGCAG ggaTACATGGGCACCATGGCTAATCAAGTAGTTCCAGAGGACCTAAAAGGGAAGGACAGGATTGTGTTTGGAAACATTCGCCAGATCTATGACTGGCATAGGAA TTATTTGCTGGGAGAGCTGGAGAAATGTGTGGGTGATCCTGACCGCCTGGCCCAGCTCTTCATCAAACAT GAACGGCGTCTTCACATGTATGTGGTTTACTGTCAGAACAAACCAAAATCAGAACACATTGTCTCTGAGTACATCGAGACCTACTTTGAG GATCTCAGGCAGCAGTTGGGTCACAGGCTGCAGCTCAATGATCTGCTTATCAAACCTGTTCAGAGAATCATGAAGTATCAGCTACTGCTGAAG GACTTCCTGAAGTACTATAGCAAAGCTGGAAGAGATGTTGAGGAGCTGCAG GTGGCGGTggatgtgatgtgttttgtgCCAAAGCGCTGTAATGATATGATGAACGTGGGCAGGCTCCAAGGTTTTGAG GGGAAAATAACGGCTCAGGGGAAGTTGCTCCAGCAGGATACCTTCTCTGTCAGTGAGCAGGAAAGCAGCTTCCCGTCCAGAGCAAAGGAGAGGAGGGTCTTTCTGTTTGAGCAGCTGGTCATCTTTAGTGAGCCAATTGATAAGAAAAAGGGCTTCTCTTTGCCAGGGTATACTTTCAAGAACAGCATCAAG GTCAGCTGTTTGGGCGTGGAAGAGCACTCTGAGAATGATCCATGCTCTCTGGTTCTGACCTCCCGCGGGACTAATGGCAGTGTGACACGCTTCATCATGCAGGCATCATCTCTGGAAATACAGCAAGCTTGGTTTGATGACGTGGTCCAGATTTTGGAGAGTCAGAGGAACTTCCTTAATG CCCTTCAGTCTCCAATAGAGTACCAACGCAGGGAAAGCAAATCAAACAGCCTGGGCAGGAACGTGAAGTCTCCAACTGCGTCAGAATCTGGCCTGCGACCTCACTCCTCTGCATCCATGGACCGACGCCAGAAGCCCTGCCTGCTCTCGAGCAACACCTCCCTGCCCTCTCTGCGTCCGCCACACCACAGCCCGGCCTTGAAAGTG CTTTCTAATCCCTGTACTGCGACCGCTCCAACACCTCTCCCTCCACTTTCTTCCACCCAGCAGCTCAGTTTGTGCACAGAGGTGAGACACGCCCGCCGCACATCCAATGGCCCGCAACTAGCACAGCATGCAG gTTGTGACTTCGAGTTTCCATGA